From Marinifilum sp. JC120:
GTCGCTACCTGATTGGTGGCATTCATATAATCAGACAACGACTTACTGACATTACCCATACTCTGGTCATAAATCTGTGATGTACTTACTCTCATGAATGCCTCCCTACATAATGCCCAAAATGGTATCGATCATATCGCGGGTAACGGAAATAATCTGACAGGCTGCCGAATACTGCTGCTGGGCCTTGGTAAGGTTAACCAGCTCCTCGTCCACATTCACACCGCTGACGGATTCCTGCTGATCAGCATAAATCTGGGCAGCGGCAGTGTCGCAGGTAACCTGAGTTTCAGCCTTAGACGCAGCTGCCCCCACACCGGAAACAATTGCAGCCAGATATTCAGTCAGAGATGCATCTGTAGATGACACGCCCTCACCTATTGATACGGTCCGGTTCAGCAAATCGTTTATGGACTTGGCAGTATCATTGCTACCTGACGATACTGTTCCGTCATCCCCAACCTCCCCGGCATTGAGGTGCGAAGGATCGGAAGCAACGTAATCGTTAACCCCGATATCTCCCGCGGAGCTGCCATCAAAAAAAGTATTGATCCCGGTAGCAGCCAGAAAACCGGAACTGTCATCCCCAAATTCAAACGAGGCATCACCCACGACCTGAATTTCGAGCTCCCCATCAGCATTAACTGAAGCGGTCAGGGTTCCTCCGAAGGCTACGTTGATATCTGCCACAACATCATCCAAGGAATCCGTTGCAGGATCGATGGGTATGGCGGAACTAGCGGTCATGTTGCCGTCGACATCATATGTGTAGATGGAGAATTCGCCGGAAGTGATCTTGTCTTCATAATCCAGCCCGCTGCTTGAAAGGGCTGCGGTCTGGTCATTCACGTCGTAAGTTCCCTCAACAGCAGTATGTGATTCCAGCCCTGCGCCCTGTGAATGAGCCACATTGGTTTCCCAGATCAGGGCCGAAGTGTAATCGTCAAGGCTGTCCAGAGTAGGCTCAATGTATTCGTCGCGAGTGATGAATAATCCGGCAATTGAGCCTCCGGTAGTACGCCCGGAAACCGGGTCGCCGCTATCATCGGTCATGGGAGTTATCTCCACCAGACCGCCGGAGCCGCTTTCCCAGAACAGCCCGGTCTTTGAAGTATCATCATCGTATGCGACTGCGAGGTAATGAGTCTCTTCCCCTTCCACAAGCGGCTGTCCGGTCTCGGTATAAATCTTGGTCTGCCCGTCGCTGTAGCTGAGCACTTCCACACCGATGAGTTCATCCAGTTCACGTATGGCCTGATCGCGGCTGGCAACCAGTTCATAATTATCCGGGTTGGCCCCGATCTGCTCATTTAGCAATCCGATGGAATCAATCAGTTCATTGGCGGTATTAACTTGATCGACGATCTCCGATTCCACGCTGGCAGACATATCCTTAAGTTCCGAGGATGTGGAATTAAGTGCATATATTAATGAATCCGTTTCGCCCAACAGAGCTTCACGTTCGGCAAGAGAATCCGGGTAGGTAGAAAGGTCATTCCAGCCGCTCAGGAATTCATCTTGCGCCGCAGCCAGCCCTTGCCCTTCACTCTGGTTGAATATGGAATCCATCTGGGTGAGATATTTATTCTGTGCTTCGCTGGAGGCCAGATCCGCCGAGGCCGCAAGGTATTGCTTTTCAATAAAGCTGTCCCAATTGGCCTGAATTGCAACAATATCCGCGCCTGTACCGAGGCTGTCGCCGTAAACATTAATATTGCCTGTGCTGTCATAAACAGCATCGGCGCGCTGATACCCTTCGGTTTCGGCATTGGCGATGTTGTTGCTGGTCGTGTTGATCGAGACCTGCGCGTTGGCAACGGCCTTTTCACCTATGGACATTGCATTTGATAAACTCATTTTTTATGCCTCCGGCTAATCAACCCATCAACTAACTCTTCAATGAAATCGCAGTCTGTAACAGAGTATCTGCTGTAGTTACGACCTTACTGTTGGCCTGATAGGCGGACTGGATGATGATCAACTCAGTCATTTGTGCTGCGAGATCCACGTTGGAAGCTTCGAGTGAATTGGAAACAACGGTTCCGAACCCTGCGGACCCGGCTGTGCCGATGATGGCTTCACCGGACTCGGTGGTGGCCCGGAACAGGGTTCCGCCTTCGGCTGTCAGTCCGCCTTCGTTGGTGAAATCAGCAAGACCGAGCTGGTATAGTTCGATGGACTGGCTGTTGGAATAATTACCCACAAGGATACCGTTTTCGTCCACTTCCACGGAAACGAGGGACCCGGTGGGATAACCGTCCTGCCCTACGCTGTAGGTGGCGGAAGAACTGTCGCTGTAACTGGTTGTCGCTCCTAGCTCGAGGGTGTAATCAGAAAATGAAGGCAGATCCGAATAAGCGGTGGCTGCGGTTATATCGCCAAGGGTATTGATCCCCCCGGAAGTATCCCATGTTGCATCATCGCTGGACATGCCGAAATTTATGGCAACATCCTGCCCGCTGGTACTTCCGGTAAAGTTGAGATTTACCTCCGGGTAGCCTTCGGGGCTGAGGTCAGCCAAGCCCCACTGATCGGGGTCCTTGGTGTCGGCAGAAGTGGCTGCATTGGAGAGAGTAAAAGCAGTCATGGAAGTCATCTGCCCTTCAGAATTGAAGGTCATGGTTCCGGTCATACTCAGACCTGCACCGCTGGTAGTATTCAAAGCATTGCCCCCCGATCCGGTACGCTGATCGTCTTCAGCTTCAGTAGCAGCCACATATTCCCAGATAATATTACCGTCAGAATCCACATCCACCGGGTCCATGTAATAGGTCATGTCATGGGCGGAACCGTTTTCATCATAAACAGTCATGGTGGTTGAATAACTGTACTGCGAATCATCAAGTGGAGGATTGTTGGTACCGTCATAAAGCTCGAAGAGGGATGTGTAAGGATTGGTTGTTTTAGCCTCATCCACACTCTGGGAATCAAGATTCATGGTCAGACTGATTTCAGAAGTAGCTTTCGGCGGTGACTGGGATTGGTCCAGCTGAATTGTGGTCAGTGAACCGGATGCGGTTCCGTCTTCGATTTCCCAACCCTGCACCTGATTACCGTAGGGATCGACCAGATAGCCGTCTTTATCGAAATCAAAATTCCCTGCGCGGGTGTAGTAGGTTGTGCTGGTGTCCGGGTCCACTACTACAAAGTAACCGTCACCATTGAGAGCAACGTTGGTGGAAATGCTGGAATCTTCATAAGATCCCTGAGTGTAATCGGTATTAATAGTGGAAACCCCGGCCCCGTTACCGACCTGTGAAAGCCCTCCTCCTGTGGTGATGGTGGAGTAAAAGACATCCTCAAAAACTGCGTCCGAACTCTTGAACCCTACGGTGGAAGAGTTGGCGAGGTTGTTGGAAACCACGGATGTTGCCTGAGAGTTGACATTAAGGCCTGAAATACCTGTGTACAAAGAACTGGTGACACTCATTTTTATGCTCCTGTGTTTGTAAAATTTATTTAAATGAATGAAACGTCGGTAATGGAAACTTCCCGGCCGTCATTAAGGGTAAGAGTGGTCTTGCCTGAATCATCCTGGTTCACTGCGGTGATGGTTCCGGGGGACTTGATGTAGACAGGTACGGAAGCGTCATTGGCATCATTGGCGAAGACCATAGCTACGTAAGTTCCGTTTGATTCGAGATTGCTATCGCTGAGCAGGTCTTTGCCGAAAATTTCAAACTCACCAGCTTCGAGGTCGGTGTAGTAAACGGTGTCCACGAGGGTTCCGTCAGAGTTGTAAATATTGAGACCGAGCGTGGATGCGTCTTCCTGAAGATCAATGGTCACGTTAGTGGCATCACCGCTTTCAACAGTGATGACCCCGCCGTCGGCCATGACTTCCTCGCCGATGTAGCTGGAAGTACTCAGAGCGGAGATGGCATCCAGTTTATTAATGATGGTCTCCAGATTTTCGTTCTGCTGCACATCTTCATCGAGCATCGAATAGCTGGTCATCTGGTTGACCATTTCCGTGTTATCCACCGGGTTTGTAGGGTCCTGATATTCCAGCTGAGTTGTCAGCAGAGTCAGGAAATCGACCTGATCAAGAGAGGTATTGTCGCTGGCTGTGGCAGTGGAAGTTGTTGTGTCGGTGGTGTAGCTGATGCCTTCAATGGTCATGATACAACCCTCCTCTCACTTGCCGCTGAAAAGTGTCGGCGGAGCTTTTGTATTGCCTGATGCTTAATGCAGCGTACTGTACAGGAGGTGATCCCCAACTGTTTTGCAACTTCAACAGCCTTTAAATCTCCCCAAAAAATCATCCTGACCACTTCATCCTGACGTTTAGACAAAAGTCCTTCAGGTAGATTAAAATCAATTTTATCTTTTTCTAATTCAGGAATATCGCTTAAATCTTCTACATTAATATATATGCGATTGTTTTTTCTCATATAATCGACAGCGACAGAGCGGCTTATGATATATAGCCATGTATTGAGTGAACTTTTCTTAGAGGAATACTTTGATATGTAATTATTTTTTAAAATCTTTAATGCTACTTCCTGACATACTTCATCTACATCACTTTTATTAACACCAATATATTTAGAAAATAAAAATTTATTAACCACATTTTTTATATAGTTAATGTTGCCATCAAAAAAACAATTAACTTCTCTTTCAGAAATATAATCGTATTTGTTTTCAATGTAAGTATTCATAGTTCCTCCTAATGGTTAGAAAGAAGCAACCTACATTCCATTCAACATTAACTTAGAAACATATTACATTCAGAATAGAACAGATTGGATTTATGGTTTGTTAAATAGCTGTAGGAGAATTAATAAAAAATGGCCGAAATTAACGATTCTTAAGTCGAGAAAGCCATTCAGATAATTGAAGAAAGTTTCAGCAGCACGAATCGACAGAAAGGGAATTATTTGCCGCATGTTTCACCCCGGCGCAGAACACAAAAAAGGCCGTAATCCCAGCAGTTAAGGAGTACGGCCTTGAACTTCCCGCCCAAAAAAAGACCCGGTATAAACCGGGTCGATCAAGATCTTAAAACTGTCTAATTAACCGATGAGAGACAATGCCATCTGGGGCAGAGAGTTCGCCTGCGCGAGCATGGATACAGCGGACTGGGTGATAATCTGCTGCTTGGAATAGTTGGTCATCTCGGTTGCCACATCAACGTCAGAGATCTGAGATTCTGCTGATTGCAGGTTTTCACCCTGAATCTCAAGGTTTGAAATAGTAGCCTCAAGCCTGTTCTCAAGAGCACCGAGATTTGCCCTGATCTTATCCTTGGAAGTAATGGCATTATCGAGAGCTTCGAGTGACGCCTGAGCCGCTTCCTGAGTGGATACGGTGTACCCGGCATTCACAGCACTGTTATTGCCGATTCCGAGAGAAGATGCGGTGCAGTTACCGATCTCAACATCATACTTGTCTTCCGCACTATCGTTACCGGTTCCGAAGTGAATGGTAACAGCGTTATCACCGGAAACATTACCGTTAAGCAGGTGAATACCGTTGAAATCGGTAGCACTGGCGATTCTGGTAATCTCGGAAGCCATGGCCTGATATTCCTGATCAATCAGGGCACGCTGAGATGAGGTGTAAGTACCGGTTGCAGCCTGCTCTGCCAGTTCCTTCATGCGAATGAGCTTTTCATCCACAACACCAAGGGCACCGTCAGCGGTCTGAATCATGGAAATACCGTCATTGGCATTTCGCACACCCTGTTGCAGGGTGGAGATATCCGAACGCATGAGTTCGCGCACAGCCAGCCCTGCTGCATCATCCGCAGCAGAGTTGATACGCAATCCTGAAGACATCTTCTCAGTAGAAGAACTGAGTGCACTGTAGGAATCATTAAGGTGTCTAGCGGTCGCATTTGCAACGGTATTGTTATTGATTACTAAAGACATAAAAACCTCCGTGTTGTATCGTACATCCTTGCACTTTCAACAGGTGACCAATTCACCTGTCTATACTTGCTTATACGCAGCGGAGGTAAAGAACGTTTACATGGGAAATATTTTCATACCCCGTTCAAGTTTCGGACACTATAGACAAATCAACCCTGCCTTAACATTTCTTAAGCTATTTAACATTTATTTACACTAAACTTATTTGCTTATCCCTTCTAAACACATAGTATGCCTCGCAGGAGAACATTATGAACAAGATACTTCTTATCGACGACGACCCGGAAATGGGAGAACTTTTATCCACCTATCTGGACGGCGAAGGTTACAGCCTGCACCACAAGTGCACTGCAAAGGAAGGCCTCAAGTCATTCGGCTGTGAAGAATACGACCTTGTGCTGCTGGATATTGTCCTGCCTGATATCAGCGGACTGAATGTGCTGGAAAAAATCAGGCTGGATTCTACGGTTCCGGTAATAATGCTTACCGGTAAAGGTGATGAAGTAGACAGAGTAGTCGGCCTTGAAATGGGTGCTGACGATTACATCTGCAAACCCTTCCCATTGCGGGAGCTGCTGGCCCGCATGCGCGCATCCCTGCGCCGCTGCACCATGATGCCTCAATCAGCAAGCATCACCCCCAGCTCACGGGGTAAACTCAAAGTAGGTGAACTGGACATCAACCTTGATTCCCATTCCATTATGGTTAAAGGGATTGAAACCCACTTCACAGCGGCTGAATTCAGCATTATTGAGCATCTGGCTTCCAGCTGCGGAAAACTCATTGAGCGTGATGAACTTATGGAAATAGCCCTCGGCAGGAGTGCCGACTTCGATGACTATGTGCTCAACGTGCATATGAGCAATCTGCGTCGCAAAATCGGCGACTCAGTTTCAATCAAAACCATCCGCGGACGCGGATATATGATGACCTCAAGGACTCAGGCCGAAGCATGATCCGACTGCGGCTGGCAGTTGTTGCCCTCTCTCTCATTATTCTGGCCATGGTGGCCGGAGCCGCACCAAGTTTTGCAGAAGACAGGGATGTCTCTGCTGAACTGGAAAATCTCGACCTCGAAGACCTTCTGCAAGTCGAAATGGTCTCCCCTTCCGAACGCAAGCAATCCCTTGAAAACATCGCCGGTTCATACACCATCCTCACCGAGGAGGACATCAAACGCAGCGGCGCCAGATCGGTTCCCGAAGCACTACGCACGGTTCCCGGAGTGGTTGTCACCCGTACCGACACGGACAAATGGGCCATCGGAGTCAGAGGGTTTTCAGGCACATTCAACAGCAAACAACTTATTCTGGTGGATAACCGCCCGATCACATCCCCATATTTCCACGGGGTTATCTGGTCCAGCCAGAACCTGCCCATCCAGATGGTCAAGCGAATTGAAATTATCCGCGGACCATGGACCAGTCTTTGGGGCTCAGAATCATTCAACGGCGTAATCAACATTATCACCAAATCTGCCGCTGAAATGCAGGGAACCCAAAGCGTAACCACAGCCGGAACCGAAGGAGTCAGCCAATTCATCCGTCAGGGCGGACACATTTCCGAAAACGCAACTATGGCCGTATACGCCAAGGGCGGATATGAACCGGGCAAGAATTACCGCATCCGGGGACGCACCGAAAAAGGTTCCACCGACTGGATTACCGGAAGCGGCGGATTCCGCGCCGACTGGCTCAACGCATACACCGACCAGTTCTCGCTGCAAGGCCAGCTGGCAGGGTCATCAATTACGGAACACTCCCCTCCGGGCAACCTGTTTTCAGCCAATAAAAATAAAAATGATTACAACGGCTATGCCCAGATTCTGTGGGACAGAAAAACCGGGGCCCGCTCCGGCATGCAATTCCGCAGTTCCTACACCCGGACTGAAATTACTGTCGCGGACATGGAAAACATGTCCAACACCGTTGATGCGGAATTCATATATTCCAACGAACAATTTGAAGACCATTTCCTGACCTTCGGAATCGGAGGAAAATATTTTTGGGATGACTTTAAACAAGGCAAAAAAGTACAGGTTTCAAACGATAGTATTTACCGTCTGGATTTCAGTGGATTTGCTAAAGACCGCATTACCCTCATTGATGAGAAACTGTTCCTGACCCTCGGCTTGAAGCTTGATTATTCCGGTGACTCCAGCTTAGCCCCCCAACCCACGGCCCGGCTTCTGTACATGGAAGATGACGAAGAATACTGGCTGGCATATTCATACGCTAACCGAAAGCCGGGTTACTGGCTGCGCGATGGAAGCTACCGAATCAGGGTACGGGACAAAGAATACACGATGGACTTCAGCGATGACCTTGATAATGAAAAGCTGAATTCCTTTGAAGCCGGATACCGCAAACTCTTCAGCGAAACCCTGAAGCTGGATGTATCCCTGTACCTGAACAGCTATGACCAGATGGTTACCTTCAGTTTTGACGACGACACTAAAACCGCCACCCCGATAAGTGGACTAAGCGGACTTTCCTACGGAACTGAAATAGCATTTGACTGGCAGCCATATTCATTCCTGACCCTGCGTCCTTCCATTGATATTTCCAATCAAGATTTCCAAAAAGTCCCGGACGGAATTCCCGGTTTTTCACCGCCGCTGAACACTCCGATGTACAACCTCAAGCTACAAGCCCTGATAGAACTGGCCGAAGATTGGGAACTGGGTCTGTTCACTTCCTACTTGAACAGCATGGATGATAAGGACCTTTCCACCGGATTCGGCTTTGATGCCCGTCTAGCGTGGCAGGCCCGTAAAGACTTATCCCTTGAACTAATCGGCAATAACCTGCTGACCTCTGCCGGTGAAAGCAATTTCTCCCCTGTGGAACCATCCTGCACGCTGAGGTTGACATGGGACTTCTAAAAACCCATAAAATTCTGGCAATCACAATTGCCACTCTTTTTATGGTATGTTCCATGCTTGAACTAACGGCACATGCCCGTGCTAAAACCGGACATCAACGCAGGATCAAAGTTACCCAGCCGCAACTGCAAGCTTTATTCATCAAGAAAATCACCAAATACGTACTTGGTCCTGATAGGCGCAGAATCGTTGCCCAGCGTCCGGTAACCGTGGCGGCAATCACACCGAAAAAAATTTCCCGCTTCTTCAGAAAACCGGGCAAGTTCAAGCTGGTTCGCTGGCCGGATGAAGAAAGCAAAGTCCTCTTCGTTGATGTGAACAACCCGCGTGTCATTGCTGCTGTATTAAAAAAAGTAAAAGGCAAACCGATTCTGACCATCGGCCAGAGCCCGGACTTTCTGCGCCTCGGAGGCATGATAAACCTTGTGGAATCCGGTTCACGCTTTAAATTGCAGGTCAACATCTGCGCCGCGCGCAAGGCTGGGCTGACCATCAGTTCAAAGCTGCTAAACCTGTCTGAAATATATTGCGGAGACATCCCTCAATGAAAAAATACAGGAACAGCATCGGGCGCAAAGTAGGCCTTGCGATTCTGGGTACGACCATTGCCGCGGTGATAATCTCCATGACCCTTAATATCGCGTCCATTTTCCATTCGTTCAGGCAGGGCACAATAAAAAAAGCCACCTCCCTGACGCAGGTACTTAGCACTTCAGTAGCCCCGGCCCTTGATTTTGATGACCGGGATTCAGCAACCGAAGTTCTTGAATCGCTAACACTTGTCGGCAATTCAGTAGGCGCGACCATTTTTACCTCTGACGGGCAGGTCTTCGCAGCATTCGGGACTCAGGCTGAAACACTTCCAGCAGAAACTTCTGAAATAGTGGAAAGCTTCAACAGCTACCGCATAGTACAGGAGATTAAGTCCGGTGATGAGTTGCTGGGCTACATTGTCCTTGATGGCTGCTTTACCGACCAACTGGACTGGTTTTTCCAGAATCTGGCTACATCAGGACTTATCTTGATCACGGTTCTGACCACTTGTTTCCTGACTACCAATTTTATCCGTAAAAAACTGACTCAACCCATCGGACAACTGACTGATACAGTGCGCGATATATCAGAAAGTAAAGACTACACCCGGCGTGTTTCCTACCGCAGTGATGATGAAATTGGCTATCTGGTCACGGAATTCAACTCCATGCTGGCCAAAATAGACAAGAGAGATGCATGGCTGAACAGCCACCGGGAAATGCTGGAAAATATTGTTTCACAGCGCACCAAGCAATTACGCTCCAAGCAGGCGGAACTGGAAAGAAAGAATAAATTGCTGGTGCAGCAAATTCATGAAAGGCGCACTGCGGAAATGATCCGCGATGAAGTTGAACGTATCAATCGGCACGACCTCAAATCTTCGCTGAACCTTGTCATCGGTTACCCGGAGCTACTGCTCAACAGCGAAACCCCGCTTACCACAGAGCAGCGCAAATACATCAAGCGCATCGCTTCCGCAGGCTACCGCATGCTGGACATGATCCAGTTCCATCTGGATATGTTCAAGATGGAGCAGGGAATCTACCGCTTAAAAACCATGCGCATAGATCTCGTGGACCTGATGACCTCGCTGGAAGAGGAAATGGCCCTGTTGCTGAACCAGTCCAAAGTAAAGCTTTCCATTCAGCTGGATGATAATGAAATTGAAGGGGTTGAAGAACTGTTCCTGACCGGTGAAGGTATGCTCCTGCGGACAATGTTCAGAAACCTGATCAAAAACGCGGTAGAAGCTTCCAATGAAGGCGATACCGTAACCATCGCTATCAAAAGCGGTCCGCCCATATCAATCAGCGTCAGGAACACCCTCGCGGTTCCCGATGAGATCAGGAAAAGATTTTTCGATAAATACGTCACTCTCGGAAAAGAGGACGGCACCGGACTCGGCACATACTCTGCCAAGCTCATTGCCGAGACCCACAAGGCTACGATAACAATGCACTCGGCTGAAGCCACCGGAACGGAAGTGACAGCCAGTTTTGTGGATGAAAACAGCGCGGCATAGCCGCACTTTCAAACATCATAAATATGAGTAGGTAAATTATGTGGATACGTGAGTGGAAATGTACATGCCCGGAAGAAACAACCAAAGGTTTTCTTGGCTATTTAAATGAAACCGGAGTCAAAGACACCCAGTCTTTGGATGGTTGCTGCGGATACAAAATTTTCATCAGAACGTTGGATAACGAATCTGAAATAACGTTGCACACTTATTGGCAGACAAAGGAACAAATGAAATATTACGCAGGGGAAAACATGTATCACGCGGTTTTGTATCCTGAAGATGCAAAATATAGAATTACACCGGACCATGAAGTCAAAGTTTATGAGGAAATCGCCTCACAGCATCCCTGATGGGCAAGCTGAACTTTACTCAGCGTAATAAAGCCCTTCAGAACAACCGAACAGCTCATTCAAGAGTTCTACGTTACGACCAGAAGTAAGCACGATCAAATAATCCCCGGCCTGAACCTGCAAGGAAAACGGCGGAAGTTTATTCAGCTCATGCCCCTGTCCTTTATCCTGACTGACCCCGATGGTCAGTACATTGAACGATTCGCGCAACTCTTCGAAGATCTCTCCGTAACTCCGCCCATCATATTTACAACCTTCCCTGATGAAGTACTGCTGCACATCATAGTCCTGATTCCCGGAAGCAGAGGAAAGCAGGTCTTCATTAAACAAGGCCACACTGGGTTCAAATATGTAGCTGGCTACAATCTTGGAAGAAATATCGTTACGGCAGATAGTGAAGCTGACTCCGGCACTGGTGAAAGTATCCTTCAGCTCGGAATTATCAATGGTCGCCACAAAGGAAAGGTGGGGATGGTACTTTTTGGCATTGAGCACGAAGACAAGGTTTTTGGTATCGTCACCAAGACTGGGCATAAGCGAGACAGCTTCGGCGGCGTTGGCTTTTTTCAGACATTCCCGGCAATTCATATCCGAAAAGATCACAAAGACCTGTTCCCGCGAAAAACTCTCGTAAATAAAATCAATGTGGTCCTTATTGTCGGTGACAATGCAGACCTTCTTCCCCGCATGAACCAACTGGGTAACAACATCTTCAGAAAATTCGTTCCAGCCGACAATTACCACATGGTTGCTAAAACCTGTTCCGTCAAAACCCATTTTACGCCTCTCTGCCAAAGCCTGAATATGTTCGCTGAGCCTGCCGATGAAGTAACCGAGAATACCGATGCTACCCAGCACCATGGTCATGGAAATTATCT
This genomic window contains:
- a CDS encoding antibiotic biosynthesis monooxygenase; the encoded protein is MWIREWKCTCPEETTKGFLGYLNETGVKDTQSLDGCCGYKIFIRTLDNESEITLHTYWQTKEQMKYYAGENMYHAVLYPEDAKYRITPDHEVKVYEEIASQHP
- a CDS encoding potassium channel protein — its product is MKKGTYFFCAALLGYIAIILLIYYFESANADSNIKTVFDAFWYSLVTLTTVGYGDLYPKSVFGKIISMTMVLGSIGILGYFIGRLSEHIQALAERRKMGFDGTGFSNHVVIVGWNEFSEDVVTQLVHAGKKVCIVTDNKDHIDFIYESFSREQVFVIFSDMNCRECLKKANAAEAVSLMPSLGDDTKNLVFVLNAKKYHPHLSFVATIDNSELKDTFTSAGVSFTICRNDISSKIVASYIFEPSVALFNEDLLSSASGNQDYDVQQYFIREGCKYDGRSYGEIFEELRESFNVLTIGVSQDKGQGHELNKLPPFSLQVQAGDYLIVLTSGRNVELLNELFGCSEGLYYAE